The proteins below are encoded in one region of Helianthus annuus cultivar XRQ/B chromosome 2, HanXRQr2.0-SUNRISE, whole genome shotgun sequence:
- the LOC110909171 gene encoding pentatricopeptide repeat-containing protein At4g21065, translating to MLIRVHATARTLTSTIIHSNHSPNSHHQWRFLHHKHSPQTTHNPHHPSNLTNRSPLEYQSILKTFIARRAIQPGRQLHAHLCVKGFGYDTILGTKLVDLYCSCNHLSNAHQLFDKIPKRNVFLWNVLIRGYAWNGPYNNAVSLYYNMIDHGVVPDNFTFPFVLKACSNLSAIDVGRDVHEHVARTGWETDVFVGAALIDMYAKCGDVGSARQVFDKIVERDVVMWNSMLAAYAQNGRADECLVLCGDMALCKMRPTVATLVTAISSAADMAALPQGRELHAYSWRQGFEVQDKVKTALVDMYAKSGSVKVARNLFNMLMEKRVVSWNAMITGYAMHGYAMEALALFNKMTCETQPDHITFVGVLSACNHGGLLNKGKELFDLMIREYKITPTVQHYSSMVDLIGHYGRLEEAYDMIKNMTIRPDSGIWGALLNSCKIHGNVELGELALEKLIELEPDEAGNYVIMSNIYAQAGKWEGVTKIRELMTNKKLKKEVACSWIEVNNKVHAFLSGDTSHPMCDAIDDELKRIEKLMVEAGYVPNIAPVFHDVDDDEKMKMVCRHSERLAIAFGIISTPPKSKLLITKNLRVCEDCHVAIKFISKITEREIVFRDVNRYHHFKDGVCSCGDYW from the coding sequence ATGCTGATTCGAGTTCATGCAACAGCAAGAACACTCACATCCACCATCATTCACTCCAATCATTCACCAAATTCTCATCACCAATGGCGATTTTTACATCACAAACACTCACCACAAACAACCCACAATCCCCATCACCCTTCAAACCTCACGAATCGCTCACCATTAGAGTATCAATCAATCCTCAAAACCTTCATAGCCCGAAGGGCAATTCAACCCGGTAGACAGCTTCACGCACACCTTTGCGTAAAAGGGTTCGGTTACGACACCATTTTAGGCACAAAGCTCGTTGATTTATACTGTTCTTGTAACCATTTGTCCAATGCACACCAACTGTTTGATAAAATTCCTAAACGAAATGTGTTCCTTTGGAACGTTTTAATTCGTGGGTATGCGTGGAACGGGCCGTATAATAATGCGGTTTCGCTGTATTATAACATGATTGATCATGGGGTTGTGCCTGATAATTTTACTTTCCCGTTTGTGCTCAAAGCGTGCTCGAATCTTAGCGCGATTGATGTGGGCCGGGATGTTCATGAACATGTGGCGAGGACCGGGTGGGAGACGGATGTTTTCGTGGGCGCTGCGTTGATCGATATGTACGCGAAATGTGGTGATGTTGGTAGCGCACGCCAGGTGTTTGATAAAATAGTTGAGAGAGATGTTGTTATGTGGAACTCGATGCTTGCTGCTTATGCGCAAAACGGGCGTGCGGATGAGTGTTTGGTTTTGTGCGGTGACATGGCGTTATGCAAAATGAGACCGACTGTTGCGACTCTGGTGACTGCTATCTCGTCGGCTGCTGACATGGCGGCGCTTCCGCAAGGGCGAGAGCTTCACGCGTATAGCTGGAGACAAGGGTTTGAAGTTCAAGATAAAGTGAAAACCGCGTTAGTTGATATGTATGCGAAAAGTGGTTCGGTTAAAGTAGCGAGAAATCTTTTCAACATGTTGATGGAGAAACGTGTCGTTTCTTGGAACGCTATGATCACTGGTTACGCGATGCACGGGTATGCTATGGAGGCACTCGCGTTATTCAACAAAATGACTTGCGAAACGCAGCCGGATCATATAACGTTCGTGGGCGTTCTCTCGGCTTGTAATCATGGAGGTTTACTTAACAAAGGTAAGGAGTTGTTTGACTTAATGATACGCGAATACAAGATAACGCCTACGGTTCAACACTATTCGTCTATGGTTGATCTAATCGGTCATTACGGTCGTTTAGAAGAAGCTTATGATATGATAAAGAATATGACGATTCGACCCGATTCTGGCATATGGGGTGCATTGCTAAACTCATGTAAAATACATGGAAACGTCGAGTTAGGGGAACTTGCGTTAGAGAAACTAATAGAACTCGAACCCGATGAAGCGGGAAATTACGTGATTATGTCGAATATTTACGCGCAAGCCGGGAAATGGGAGGGGGTCACAAAGATTCGGGAGTTAATGAcgaataaaaaactaaaaaaagagGTTGCGTGTAGTTGGATAGAGGTGAATAACAAAGTGCACGCGTTTCTTTCGGGTGATACGTCTCATCCGATGTGCGATGCGATAGACGACGAGTTAAAACGGATTGAAAAGTTGATGGTTGAAGCGGGATATGTGCCGAATATTGCGCCAGTGTttcatgatgttgatgatgatgaaaagatgaagatggTGTGTAGGCATAGTGAAAGATTGGCGATCGCGTTTGGGATTATTAGTACGCCCCCGAAGAGTAAGCTTTTGATAACGAAGAATCTTCGGGTTTGTGAGGATTGTCATGTTGCGATTAAGTTTATATCGAAGATTACCGAGAGGGAGATTGTGTTTCGAGATGTTAATCGGTACCATCATTTTAAAGATGGTGTGTGTTCTTGTGGGGATTATTGGTAA
- the LOC110909164 gene encoding rop guanine nucleotide exchange factor 12 — MEEDNADANSELDPELESIYADMELMKERFAKLLLGEDMSGGGKGVSSALALSNAITNLAASVFGEISRLEPMAPESKARWQKEIDWLLSVTDHIVEFVASKQNTNGVTMEIMITRQRSDVNVNIPALKKLDGMLMECLDNFRDQTEFTYVSKSDAGSKSNRKREDDKWWLPTPKVPPSGLPDLTRKWLQFQQDSVNQVLKAAMAMNAHILTEMEIPENYIDGLPKNGRASLGDAVYKNITVDHFDPDSFLAAMDLSSEHKILDLKNRMEASVVIWRRKMTNKDGKSGWGSGVSIEKREQFEDRAETILLILKHRYPGISQSALDVSKIEHNRDVGHAILESYSRILESLAHKVMSRIEDVMHADSLARNPSASLKRNSLKDSASRASGKFPDAKEELEKLNYANAPTSMTLSEFIAWTTEQEKEPKEEVSNGTLAKQTSATNSKKLSYLEKMENLGGRSPSTRQ; from the exons ATGGAGGAGGATAATGCTGATGCAAATTCAGAATTAGACCCTGAATTGGAGTCTATATATGCAG ATATGGAATTGATGAAGGAGAGATTTGCAAAGTTGTTATTAGGCGAGGACATGTCGGGTGGAGGAAAAGGTGTTTCGTCGGCTTTGGCATTGTCGAATGCCATCACGAATCTTGCGG CTTCTGTATTCGGAGAAATCTCGCGCTTAGAACCAATGGCACCGGAGAGTAAAGCAAGGTGGCAAAAAGAAATCGATTGGTTGTTATCTGTGACCGATCACATTGTTGAATTTGTGGCTTCGAAGCAAAATACTAACGGCGTCACAATGGAG ATTATGATTACAAGGCAACGAAGCGATGTGAATGTTAACATACCTGCCCTTAAGAAGCTTGATGGGATGCTTATG GAATGTTTAGATAATTTTCGGGATCAAACCGAGTTCACCTATGTGTCCAAAAGCGACGCCGGATCAAAATCAAATAGGAAAAGGGAAGACGATAAATGGTGGTTACCGACGCCAAAGGTTCCCCCGAGCGGTTTACCTGATCTTACAAGAAAATGGTTACAGTTTCAGCAAGACTCAGTGAACCAAGTACTCAAAGCAGCTATGGCTATGAATGCTCACATTCTTACAGAGATGGAAATCCCTGAAAattacattgatggcctccccaAG AATGGGCGTGCAAGCTTAGGCGATGCGGTTTATAAAAATATTACGGTTGATCACTTTGATCCAGACAGTTTCCTTGCAGCTATGGACTTATCTTCCGAGCATAAAATTCTTGATCTAAAGAACCGAATGGAGGCGTCTGTCGTGATATGGAGAAGAAAAATGACAAACAAAGATGGAAAATCCGGTTGGGGTTCGGGTGTGAGTATTGAGAAAAGGGAGCAATTTGAAGATAGAGCGGAAACAATATTACTTATATTAAAACATCGTTACCCTGGTATTTCTCAATCCGCATTAGATGTCAGCAAAATCGAACATAATCGA GACGTTGGGCACGCGATTCTTGAGAGCTATTCAAGAATACTAGAAAGCTTAGCACACAAAGTAATGTCACGAATCGAAGACGTGATGCACGCAGATAGTCTTGCAAGAAACCCTTCGGCTAGTCTAAAACGAAACTCTCTAAAAGATTCAGCATCAAGAGCGTCAGGAAAATTCCCCGACGCAAAGGAAGAACTAGAAAAACTTAACTACGCGAATGCCCCAACGTCAATGACATTATCCGAGTTCATAGCTTGGACAACGGAACAAGAAAAAGAACCGAAAGAAGAAGTATCAAACGGAACGTTAGCAAAACAAACATCGGCTACAAACAGTAAGAAACTTTCGTATTTAGAGAAGATGGAGAATTTAGGGGGAAGAAGTCCGTCGACCCGCCAGTAA